One stretch of Cellulomonas wangsupingiae DNA includes these proteins:
- the purS gene encoding phosphoribosylformylglycinamidine synthase subunit PurS, whose amino-acid sequence MGRVVVDVMPKPEILDPQGKAVANALPRLGFGQFRSVRQGKRFELEVDGPVTPEVLEAAAAAAEQVLSNPVIEDVVRVADIEADAAATVTSQGLA is encoded by the coding sequence GTGGGACGAGTCGTCGTCGACGTCATGCCGAAGCCCGAGATCCTCGACCCGCAGGGCAAGGCCGTCGCCAACGCGCTGCCGCGCCTCGGATTCGGCCAGTTCCGCAGCGTGCGGCAGGGCAAGCGGTTCGAGCTCGAGGTCGACGGGCCGGTGACGCCCGAGGTCCTCGAGGCCGCCGCGGCCGCGGCCGAGCAGGTGCTGTCGAACCCCGTCATCGAGGACGTCGTGCGCGTCGCGGACATCGAGGCCGACGCGGCCGCGACCGTCACGTCGCAGGGCCTGGCCTGA
- a CDS encoding amidohydrolase, with the protein MDVTRTLVLRRARLHRRDAPVDVVVRAGRIASLGEASEASDADVVDLDGRWLLPGLWDQHTHLTQWALARGRLDVSGAASAAQAVVLVAERLRTDPPPPGRPLVGLGFRDGTWPDAPSAALLDAVAGDVPVVLVSGDLHCAWVSTAGLRMFGVATHPTGVLRETEWMPLMGALDHLTADAQDALVDDALRAAAARGVVGVVDLEIADNVAAWRRRAEAGDPPLRVRAGVWQPYLDRVVAEDLHTGDRLAGARVTQGPLKVIVDGSLNTRTAWCHDPYPGVDGPPARGVLNVPGDELVPLLRYAHAHGLRCAVHAIGDAANTLVLDAFAASGARGSVEHAQLLDPADVPRFAALGVTASVQPAHIPDDRDVADRHWAGRTHRAFPLADLHAAGVPLALGSDAPVAPLDPWLAVDAAVWRTGDARAPWHPEQAIDVVTALASSVDGRPLGLRAGDPADLVVLDDDPVALAGAPGGLRTVRVAGTLVAGTWTHDTL; encoded by the coding sequence GTGGACGTCACCCGCACGCTCGTCCTGCGCCGCGCGCGCCTGCACAGGCGGGACGCGCCCGTCGACGTCGTCGTGCGCGCCGGCCGGATCGCGTCGCTCGGCGAGGCGTCCGAGGCGTCCGACGCCGACGTCGTCGACCTCGACGGGCGGTGGCTGCTGCCCGGCCTGTGGGACCAGCACACGCACCTCACCCAGTGGGCGCTCGCGCGCGGCCGGCTCGACGTGTCCGGCGCCGCGTCCGCGGCCCAGGCCGTGGTGCTCGTCGCGGAGCGCCTGCGCACCGACCCGCCGCCGCCGGGACGTCCCCTGGTCGGGCTCGGGTTCCGCGACGGGACGTGGCCCGACGCGCCGTCGGCCGCGCTGCTCGACGCGGTCGCGGGCGACGTCCCCGTCGTGCTCGTCTCCGGTGACCTGCACTGCGCGTGGGTGTCGACCGCGGGCCTGCGGATGTTCGGCGTCGCGACGCACCCCACGGGCGTGCTGCGCGAGACGGAGTGGATGCCGCTCATGGGTGCGCTCGACCACCTGACGGCCGACGCGCAGGACGCGCTCGTCGACGACGCGCTGCGGGCCGCCGCCGCACGGGGCGTCGTGGGCGTCGTCGACCTGGAGATCGCCGACAACGTCGCCGCGTGGCGTCGCCGCGCGGAGGCCGGGGACCCGCCGCTGCGGGTGCGCGCGGGCGTGTGGCAGCCGTACCTGGACCGGGTCGTCGCCGAGGATCTGCACACCGGCGACCGGCTCGCGGGTGCGCGCGTCACGCAGGGACCGCTGAAGGTCATCGTCGACGGCTCGCTCAACACGCGCACCGCCTGGTGCCACGACCCCTACCCGGGTGTCGACGGCCCGCCGGCCCGCGGCGTGCTGAACGTGCCGGGCGACGAGCTGGTCCCGCTGCTGCGGTACGCGCACGCCCACGGTCTGCGCTGCGCCGTGCACGCCATCGGCGACGCCGCCAACACCCTCGTCCTCGACGCGTTCGCCGCGAGCGGCGCCCGCGGGTCGGTCGAGCACGCCCAGCTCCTCGACCCCGCGGACGTCCCACGGTTCGCGGCCCTCGGGGTCACGGCGAGCGTGCAGCCCGCGCACATCCCCGACGACCGGGACGTGGCCGACCGGCACTGGGCGGGCCGCACGCACCGGGCCTTCCCGCTCGCGGACCTGCACGCCGCCGGCGTCCCGCTCGCGCTGGGCTCCGACGCGCCCGTCGCACCGCTCGACCCGTGGCTCGCGGTCGACGCCGCGGTCTGGCGCACCGGGGACGCGCGCGCACCGTGGCACCCCGAGCAGGCGATCGACGTCGTCACCGCGCTCGCGTCGTCGGTCGACGGACGGCCCCTCGGCCTGCGCGCCGGTGACCCCGCGGACCTCGTCGTGCTGGACGACGACCCCGTGGCGCTGGCGGGAGCGCCGGGCGGCCTCCGCACCGTCCGCGTCGCCGGCACCCTCGTCGCCGGCACCTGGACCCACGACACCCTCTGA
- a CDS encoding DNA/RNA non-specific endonuclease — MGYDPTFLGPVVPLPVAGQPVRELPSTHFTVLLDPERRLAAATAVNIDGVTLLDVPRDDDWHLDPRVPADEQTGPALYARNDLDRGHLVRRRDPVWGDPGVAAQANRETFAYPNAAPQASDFNQGRDLWLGLEDHVLEHAQAQRLRLSVLTGPVLAGDDPAYRGVAVPRRFWKVVAWALDAGRRLAAAGFVLDQTPQLPATELAAATHASAAADEPPPLGPFRTFQVPVADIAELTGLDLGPLPAGDVLAVTAPQEVGWRELHALPEVDLGA, encoded by the coding sequence ATGGGGTACGACCCGACGTTCCTGGGGCCGGTGGTCCCGCTGCCCGTCGCCGGGCAACCGGTGCGCGAGCTGCCCTCGACGCACTTCACGGTGCTGCTCGACCCGGAGCGCCGGCTCGCGGCCGCCACGGCCGTGAACATCGACGGCGTCACGCTGCTCGACGTCCCGCGCGACGACGACTGGCACCTCGACCCGCGCGTGCCCGCCGACGAGCAGACCGGCCCGGCGCTCTACGCGCGCAACGACCTCGACCGCGGGCACCTGGTGCGCCGACGCGACCCGGTGTGGGGCGACCCGGGCGTCGCGGCGCAGGCGAACCGCGAGACGTTCGCGTACCCCAACGCCGCCCCGCAGGCGTCCGACTTCAACCAGGGCCGCGATCTGTGGCTGGGCCTGGAGGACCACGTGCTGGAGCACGCGCAGGCGCAGCGCCTGCGCCTGTCGGTGCTCACCGGGCCCGTGCTCGCGGGCGACGACCCGGCCTACCGCGGCGTCGCGGTCCCCCGGCGGTTCTGGAAGGTCGTCGCGTGGGCGCTCGACGCCGGCCGGCGCCTGGCCGCGGCGGGCTTCGTCCTCGACCAGACGCCGCAGCTGCCCGCCACCGAGCTCGCCGCCGCGACGCACGCGTCCGCCGCGGCGGACGAGCCACCGCCGCTCGGCCCGTTCCGCACGTTCCAGGTGCCCGTCGCCGACATCGCGGAGCTCACGGGCCTCGACCTCGGCCCGCTGCCGGCGGGCGACGTGCTCGCCGTGACCGCGCCGCAGGAGGTGGGCTGGCGCGAGCTGCACGCGCTGCCCGAGGTGGACCTGGGCGCCTGA
- the purQ gene encoding phosphoribosylformylglycinamidine synthase subunit PurQ, giving the protein MGRIGVVTFPGTLDDRDAARAVRLAGGEPVALWHADADLKGVDAVVLPGGFSYGDYLRAGAISRFAPVMGEIVDAAGRGLPVLGICNGFQVLTEAHLLPGSMIKNDHLHFVCREQVLTVENADTAWTRAYATGERLTIPLKNQDGQYVADERTLDELEGEGRVVFRYEGVNPNGSRRDIAGISNAAGNVVGLMPHPEHAVEAGFGPDGAAGPRSGTDGLRFFTSVLQALVS; this is encoded by the coding sequence ATGGGTCGCATCGGGGTCGTCACGTTCCCCGGGACGCTCGACGACCGCGACGCCGCGCGTGCGGTGCGCCTGGCCGGCGGCGAGCCCGTCGCGCTGTGGCACGCCGACGCCGATCTCAAGGGCGTCGACGCGGTCGTGCTCCCCGGCGGGTTCTCCTACGGCGACTACCTGCGCGCGGGCGCGATCAGCCGGTTCGCGCCCGTGATGGGCGAGATCGTCGACGCGGCCGGGCGCGGCCTGCCCGTGCTGGGCATCTGCAACGGCTTCCAGGTGCTCACCGAGGCGCACCTGCTGCCCGGGTCGATGATCAAGAACGACCACCTGCACTTCGTCTGCCGCGAGCAGGTGCTGACGGTGGAGAACGCCGACACCGCGTGGACGCGCGCGTACGCGACCGGTGAGCGCCTCACGATCCCGCTGAAGAACCAGGACGGCCAGTACGTCGCCGACGAGCGCACGCTCGACGAGCTCGAGGGCGAGGGCCGGGTCGTCTTCCGCTACGAGGGCGTGAACCCCAACGGGTCGCGTCGGGACATCGCCGGCATCAGCAACGCCGCCGGCAACGTCGTGGGGCTCATGCCGCACCCCGAGCACGCCGTCGAGGCCGGCTTCGGACCCGACGGTGCCGCCGGCCCGCGCAGCGGCACCGACGGACTGCGGTTCTTCACGTCGGTCCTGCAGGCGCTCGTCTCCTGA